One part of the Vicia villosa cultivar HV-30 ecotype Madison, WI linkage group LG6, Vvil1.0, whole genome shotgun sequence genome encodes these proteins:
- the LOC131613497 gene encoding uncharacterized protein LOC131613497, translated as MSRRTDFVRDVDDSKETWRLAVRINDLWSVVNSKGVEHLEMVVIDSKGDRIQVLVRGDHTLKWKQLLKEDMTCIINNGNFYDNDFQWKQCNHPKKFVFLSGTTVKPVDLNNIPSKKYFFKDFSDILTGECKMDRLQDIIGVVDEIENCQSKIGGKKIVISFKLKDLRWNIVSCTLWDTYGTRFLNYYNDESNRGAIVIVLTHAIIKDSQVSNGWSGSKLFINDDIGVIKEFMSKLSESQRNEKPSESTQTISSWSGSTQYTSIDKFVYNSKCMLLTEVAKLKQDTVCVTVATTLKFAVSIYGWFYYGCTGCILKAPNPDNPFKCGCGENVVKPVPRYKVEIHVIDGDSKFRFVFWDSDCFNIIGKTDDDMRKSMIENGEDDPMVYPDELEVLLKKRMAFRVKVQPNFNQGSVQKLLTDASSVDQILENYIKQQDEQTTDIEVKEPNTPIDTLHSLSACGENDPEINSIVTPTKTKSSSAPDGDNECELVGTTQYSGNKPLKKVKIEATK; from the exons ATGTCTCGCAGAACCGATTTCGTCCGTGATGTTGATGATTCCAAAGAAACATGGCGCCTTGCTGTTCGTATCAACGATCTCTGGAGTGTCGTAAATAGTAAAGGTGTCGAGCATCTTGAGATGGTGGTGATTGATTCAAAg ggaGATCGTATTCAAGTGTTGGTTCGTGGTGACCATACCTTAAAGTGGAAGCAGCTGCTGAAAGAGGATATGACTTGCATCATAAATAATGGAAATTTTTATGACAATGATTTCCAGTGGAAGCAGTGCAATCAtcctaaaaaatttgtttttttgagCGGTACAACTGTGAAACCAGTTGACCTTAACAACATTCCCTCTAAGAAATATTTCTTTAAAGATTTCTCCGATATACTCACAGGAGAATGTAAGATGGATAGACTTCAAG ATATCATAGGTGTGGTTGATGAGATTGAAAACTGCCAATCCAAGATTGGAGGAAAAAAGATTGTCATTTCTTTTAAACTGAAAGATTTGCG TTGGAACATTGTAAGTTGCACGTTGTGGGACACTTATGGAACCaggtttttaaattattataatgacgAATCAAACCGTGGAGCAATAGTCATTGTTCTAACTCATGCAATCATTAAGGATTCCCAGG TCTCTAATGGCTGGAGTGGCTCAAAACTGTTTATCAACGACGATATTGGTGTTATCAAGGAATTCATGTCTaa GCTGTCTGAATCTCAGAGGAACGAAAAACCATCGGAATCCACTCAGACGATATCTTCTTGGTCTGGGTCAACCCAATACACATCTATTGATAAGTTTGTTTATAATTCCAAATGTATGTTGCTAACGGAAGTGGCAAAGTTAAAACAG GATACTGTTTGTGTTACTGTGGCTACTACTTTGAAATTTGCTGTTTCCATATATGGATGGTTCTACTATGGATGCACCGGCTGCATTTTGAAGGCTCCGAATCCAGATAATCCGTTTAAATGTGGATGTGGTGAAAATGTTGTGAAACCTGTACCAAG GTACAAGGTTGAGATTCATGTAATTGATGGAGATTCCAAGTTCCGTTTTGTATTTTGGGATAGCGATTGTTTTAATATCATTGGAAAAACAGACGACGATATGCGCAAATCCATGATTGAg AATGGTGAAGATGATCCTATGGTCTATCCAGACGAACTTGAAGTACTTTTGAAAAAGAGAATGGCTTTTAGAGTTAAAGTGCAGCCAAACTTCAATCAAGGTTCCGTTCAGAAGCTTTTAACAGATGCCTCTTCTGTTGATCAGATTTTAGAAAACTACATCAAACAGCAAGATGAGCAAACTACAGACATTGAAGTCAAAGAACCAAACACCCCAATAGATACCTTG CATTCACTTTCGGCATGTGGAGAAAATGACCCCGAAATTAACAGTATAGTCACCCCAACAAAGACGAAGTCATCAAGTGCACCAGACGGTGATAATGAATGTGAGTTGGTCGGAACTACCCAGTACTCGGGTAACAAGCCACTGAAGAAAGTGAAGATAGAGGCAACCAAGTGA
- the LOC131613498 gene encoding serine/threonine-protein phosphatase 7 long form homolog — protein MALLLCSVFIVPYNTSVQISDYNTTLTDSLITRLMEREKLRHLKNQLRQVIEIDRKIRHIAFNRRYFNDDGVLIEEITQLETDEDVHDEHVHGFRCRSHQKLEPYSAIIPYLISSGLYHVTNIPSTQIDNRLILALLERWRPETHTFHLPTGECTITFEDVSMLLGLPIEGTQLNGPSELDDDVWPAIVGETPPQNALHGSAVRLTWLKGIYQAEVNRPTEASTEEHKMRYDRIYIMILIGQLLFPDKSGSHVHPKWSQFLFDFNQCGTYSWGSVVLCNLYREMCKSCEFKVKEISGCLLLLQAWAFTRMPIISP, from the exons ATGGCACTACTACTTTGCTCAGTGTTTATTGTTCCGTATAATACTTCTGTTCAAATTTCTGATTATAACACCACTTTAACTGATTCATTAATTACACGACTAATGGAAAGAGAGAAACTCCGTCATTTAAAAAATCAACTACGCCAGGTCATCGAAATTGATCGAAAAATTCGTCATATAGCATTTAATCGCAGGTACTTCAACGACGACGGCGTTCTAATTGAAGAAATAACACAATTAGAGACCGATGAGGATGTGC ATGATGAACATGTACACGGGTTTAGATGTAGAAGTCACCAAAAGTTGGAGCCATATTCTGCAATCATCCCGTATCTAATTTCTTCAGGTTTATACCATGTAACAAATATACCCTCAACCCAAATCGACAACCGTTTAATTTTGGCGTTATTAGAAAGATGGAGGCCAGAAACTCACACTTTTCATCTTCCGACTGGTGAATGCACCATCACATTTGAGGATGTTAGCATGTTACTAGGCCTTCCTATTGAAGGTACGCAATTAAATGGTCCTTCTGAGCTAGATGATGATGTATGGCCTGCAATCGTAGGGGAAACACCACCACAAAATGCTTTACATGGTTCCGCTGTAAGATTGACATGGCTTAAAGGCATTTATCAAGCAGAAGTAAATAGACCAACAGAAGCTTCAACAGAAGAGCATAAAATGAGATATGATCGAATTTATATAATGATTCTCATTGGACAACTTTTGTTTCCCGACAAAAGCGGCAGTCACGTCCACCCAAAATGgtcacaattcctctttgactttAATCAGTGTGGAACATATAGTTGGGGTTCAGTTGTTTTGTGTAACTTGTACAGGGAGATGTGCAAATCTTGTGAGTTCAAAGTAAAAGAAATATCAGGATGTCTTTTACTTCTTCAAGCTTGGGCATTTACACGCATGCCTATTATTTCTCCTTAA
- the LOC131613499 gene encoding uncharacterized protein LOC131613499 → MQEHLPGTVIELETLPAYLDDGTQISGARIFHRLFWVFQPSIRGFAYCKPIVQVDGTWLYGKYRGTLLMAVAQDGNGNIFPIAYALVEGETGGAWSFFLKNLRLHVTPQSDLCLISDRHESIKSAYNNPDNGWQNPPSVHVYCIRHIAQNFMRAIKDKDLRKKVVNMDMKAFNWIENLPREKWPRAYDGGRRWGHMITNLVESLNSVMKETRNLPITTLVRSTYFRMGTLFGRRGHNWTKMLSSKKDFTDNCMKEMQKEVEKSHSYNVLSFDRERNYFVIQEIVNNNECRPLTYYNVDLQKQTCDCGKFQTFHVPCSHAIAACSHVRLNYQMFIPPVFRVQNIFKVYEQSFIGVPKEDQWTPYQGDILLHNERMRRNKKGRPNSTRIRTKMNTVKKIKR, encoded by the exons ATGCAAGAGCATCTTCCTGGAACTGTAATAGAACTGGAAACACTGCCTGCATATTTAGATGATGGAACACAAATTAGTGGTGCAAGAATTTTCCATCGCCTTTTTTGGGTGTTTCAACCTAGTATCAGAGGTTTCGCCTATTGCAAACCAATTGTGCAAGTCGATGGCACATGGTTGTATGGAAAATATAGAGGAACGTTGCTAATGGCTGTTGCGCAAGATGGGAACGGTAACATTTTCCCAATCGCCTACGCATTGGTTGAAGGTGAGACAGGAGGGGCTTGgagtttttttctaaaaaatttgcGGCTGCACGTGACCCCTCAATCTGATCTATGTTTGATATCTGATCGACACGAGTCTATAAAGAGTGCATACAACAACCCAGACAATGGCTGGCAAAATCCTCCTTCAGTGCATGTGTATTGCATCAGGCACATCGCACAAAATTTTATGCGAGCGATCAAGGACAAAGACCTCCGCAAGAAAGTTGTAAACATGG ACATGAAAGCTTTCAACTGGATAGAGAATCTTCCAAGAGAAAAATGGCCGCGAGCTTATGACGGTGGAAGACGATGGGGTCACATGATAACCAACCTTGTGGAGTCATTGAACTCGGTGATGAAGGAAACAAGGAATTTACCTATTACAACACTGGTAAGGTCAACATACTTCAGGATGGGCACATTGTTTGGGAGGCGAGGTCATAATTGGACAAAAATGTTGTCATCAAAGAAGGATTTCACGGATAATTGCATGAAAGAGATGCAAAAAGAAGTAGAAAAATCTCATAGTTATAATGTCCTGAGTTTTGATCGTGAGAGAAACTATTTTGTCATCCAAGAGATAGTTAATAATAACGAGTGTCGGCCACTTACTTATTATAACGTCGACCTCCAAAAACAAACATGTGACTGTGGGAAATTTCAAACTTTTCATGTGCCCTGCTCGCATGCCATTGCAGCTTGTTCTCATGTCCGACTCAATTATCAAATGTTTATCCCTCCTGTATTTAGAGTTCAAAATATCTTCAAGGTATACGAACAAAGCTTCATCGGTGTTCCCAAAGAAGATCAATGGACTCCTTATCAAGGTGATATTCTTTTACACAATGAAAGAATGCGACGAAACAAAAAAGGTCGCCCAAACAGCACTCGCATTAGGACTAAAATGAACACcgttaagaaaataaaaagatga
- the LOC131613500 gene encoding uncharacterized protein LOC131613500 — MENAGPSSKKGSSDHRSRHRSQSPRPKKRSRSPPTGHNDNRRRHRRSQSHSFTPSASDDEEERRGPLSHSILEAPLPAGLEKPLPLGTYDGTTDPDEHIKNIDALFDYRGVPGAIKCRLFPTTLRKGAMTWYKSLPDESITSWKVLGKLFSRHFTASRRHPKSEASLEAIIKGKDESLRAYIERFNKDAVQVSTTAHMKKFLLERGLRPRSDFAKAVGIETPATLDEFFLKAHAVRNSRQEESSKNGRQDDSRRGTDKKKDDKGRDPKDYKAPTGKFQEYTPLNASRERILNECANAEFQTGKVRFPKTMHARPNVDKSKFCRFQKGHGHNTEDYIHLKDAIEILIREGHLKQYAKKQEAAKEAKPIIEEKPAEDMPAMQVAMRITRPEDFYLPDWAKSATATSSHSAWEMFPSAMVISGEGFNKLSVGSVKRKFDELLSASSSKAAALDQGSPSSISFYKEELPGGAPNATIPLLIQARMTNFDVRCILVDQGSLVDILYSQLFKTLHLNDGHLTPYVGSDLQGFNGTVTKSWGFVELIVSIGLAETARALKSNSWSSNACRYTNASSDARPWPPPFPSSSGLG; from the coding sequence ATGGAGAACGCTGGTCCATCCTCCAAGAAAGGGTCAAGCGACCACCGCTCCCGACACCGGTCACAGTCTCCTCGACCAAAAAAGAGATCCCGGTCACCCCCGACAGGGCACAACGATAACCGGAGGCGACACAGGCGGAGTCAGAGCCACTCTTTCACTCCTTCCGCCAGCGACGACGAAGAAGAGCGCAGAGGCCCTCTTTCCCACTCAATCTTGGAAGCACCCCTACCGGCCGGTCTTGAAAAACCCCTGCCGCTAGGCACATACGACGGGACCACCGATCCGGACGAACACATAAAGAACATCGACGCCCTTTTCGACTACAGAGGAGTGCCCGGTGCCATCAAATGTCGTTTGTTCCCTACCACCCTGCGCAAAGGAGCCATGACTTGGTATAAAAGTTTGCCCGATGAGTCCATTACCTCATGGAAGGTGCTCGGGAAACTTTTTTCCAGACACTTCACGGCCTCCCGAAGACACCCCAAGTCAGAAGCCTCCTTGGAAGCCATCATCAAAGGAAAAGACGAGTCCCTACGGGCTTACATAGAAAGATTCAATAAGGATGCCGTGCAAGTATCCACCACTGCCCATATGAAGAAATTCTTACTCGAGCGAGGCCTCCGACCACGCTCAGACTTCGCTAAAGCCGTCGGGATCGAAACACCGGCCACTCTGGACGAGTTCTTCCTCAAAGCCCACGCAGTACGCAATTCCAGACAGGAAGAAAGCAGTAAGAATGGTCGCCAAGACGATTCCCGTCGGGGAACGGACAAAAAGAAAGACGACAAGGGCCGGGATCCCAAAGACTACAAAGCTCCAACCGGGAAGTTCCAAGAATACACCCCGCTCAACGCCTCAAGGGAACGCATCTTAAACGAGTGCGCGAACGCCGAATTCCAGACGGGCAAGGTCCGCTTCCCTAAAACCATGCATGCGAGACCGAACGTGGATAAATCGAAGTTCTGCCGATTCCAAAAAGGCCACGGGCACAACACCGAGGACTACATCCATCTAAAGGATGCCATAGAGATTTTAATCAGGGAGGGACACCTGAAGCAATACGCGAAAAAGCAAGAGGCTGCCAAAGAAGCCAAACCAATCATCGAGGAAAAGCCGGCGGAGGATATGCCCGCCATGCAAGTAGCCATGAGAATCACTAGGCCGGAAGACTTTTACCTCCCTGACTGGGCCAAATCAGCGACCGCCACCTCTTCTCACAGCGCATGGGAGATGTTCCCCTCCGCCATGGTCATATCGGGCGAGGGATTCAACAAGCTCAGCGTGGGATCCGTGAAACGAAAATTCGACGAGCTACTCTCAGCCAGTTCGAGCAAAGCCGCTGCTCTCGACCAAGGCAGCCCATCCTCTATATCCTTCTACAAAGAAGAATTGCCCGGTGGAGCACCCAATGCCACCATTCCCCTCCTCATCCAAGCTCGGATGACCAACTTTGACGTTCGATGCATATTGGTCGATCAAGGAAGTTTGGTTGACATCTTGTACTCCCAACTGTTCAAAACGCTGCACCTTAACGACGGCCACCTCACCCCCTATGTAGGATCGGACCTACAAGGTTTCAACGGCACGGTAACTAAATCGTGGGGCTTCGTCGAGCTCATAGTTTCAATCGGATTGGCGGAAACTGCGAGGGCCTTAAAGTCCAATTCCTGGTCATCGAATGCCTGTCGATATACCAATGCATCCTCGGACGCCCGACCCTGGCCGCCACCATTCCCCTCCTCATCCGGGCTCGGATGA